In the Octadecabacter sp. SW4 genome, one interval contains:
- a CDS encoding Hint domain-containing protein: MLAWNKATWGRATAHNTLRDVTTGIIAGTKVATEMGWRVVEAVTEGDKVLTFDGGLQTVISVRRDLISADPNVTPMAHWPLDVPADALGNREAMRLLPAQSILVESDTAEDVLGDPFALIPAASLDGFRGISRPLPGGEIEIVHLEFAQDEIVFANLGALFLCKRSASVLSDMLNETAQSPYQTLSAEEADVLVGFLEVEDEGRRAPARPATHMMVVAA, encoded by the coding sequence ATGCTTGCTTGGAACAAAGCCACTTGGGGACGCGCCACTGCACACAACACGCTGCGTGATGTGACGACCGGTATTATCGCCGGAACGAAAGTGGCCACCGAAATGGGGTGGCGCGTGGTCGAGGCCGTGACTGAGGGCGACAAGGTGCTGACCTTTGATGGCGGGCTGCAAACCGTCATTTCGGTGCGCCGCGACCTGATCAGCGCTGATCCCAACGTCACGCCAATGGCCCATTGGCCGCTGGATGTGCCCGCCGATGCCCTTGGTAACCGCGAGGCCATGCGCCTATTGCCGGCACAAAGCATTCTGGTCGAAAGCGACACTGCCGAAGACGTGCTCGGTGATCCGTTCGCCTTGATCCCTGCTGCCAGCCTTGACGGGTTTCGTGGTATTTCGCGCCCCTTGCCCGGCGGCGAGATCGAGATCGTGCATCTGGAATTTGCGCAGGACGAGATCGTGTTTGCCAACCTTGGCGCACTGTTCCTGTGCAAGCGTTCGGCCTCGGTGCTGAGCGACATGCTGAACGAAACCGCGCAAAGCCCGTATCAGACGCTGAGCGCGGAGGAGGCAGATGTTCTCGTGGGTTTTCTTGAGGTCGAGGACGAGGGACGCCGCGCGCCTGCCCGTCCTGCCACGCACATGATGGTTGTCGCGGCCTGA